In the genome of Zobellia nedashkovskayae, the window ATAAGGTGAGTAATCTTTATTTCATTCCCGTAAAGCATCAGTTTTTTGATGATGGGGAGTTGGTCTTAAAAGTAAGATTGCAAGAATTTATGAAGTAGTGTTTTTAAGCTCTTTTTTATTGAAAATATTTTCGCCTATTTTTTGATAGAAGACTTCAGGTTTAAACGGTTTTGTAACTACATCATTACAGCCAGCAGCATAGAAACTTTCTAAACTATCGTCTAAAGAAATAGCGGTAAGAGCTATAATAGGGGTGACAATATCAAACTTTCTAATTTCAATCGTAGCTTCTTCACCGCCAATACCTGGCATATGAATATCCATTAAAATAGCATCATAGTAGTTTTCACGAGCCATATCTATTGCCTCGCCACCGTCGTTTGCAATGTCGCTCGTAATCTCCTTTTTGGTAAGCATTTTTTTGGTGATGACTTGGTTTATTTTGTTGTCTTCAACAATTAGAATATTTAAGCCCTCAAATTTAAAATCTTGAGGAGTTACTTCAAACGGAATATCATCTACAATACTATCCTTGCCCTTCATTGCTAGTTGAAAGAAGAATGTACTTCCAACACCCAATTCGCTCTCTAGTTCTATTTTACTTTCAAAAAGGCCTAATAAACTTTTAACTATAGTAAGACCAAGACCAGTACCACCGTACTCTCTGTTTATTTGTATTGAACCTTGTTCAAAACCATCAAAGATGTTCTGTTGTTGCTCTTTTGCAATACCTATACCGTTGTCTTTTACTTCAAAATAAAGCGTGACATCTTCATCATCCTTCTTCATTAATTTGGCAGTGACCTTAACTTCGCCACCTTTGGTGAATTTTAAAGCGTTACCTACTAAATTCAGAAAAATCTGAGATAGTTTTAGCGGGTCGCTCATCAGGTGATAAGGTATTTTCGTATCGTAATCTAAAATGAGTGTGGTATTGTTAGTCTGTGCTCCTTGTTTAAGGGAGTCAATAACTTCCTGAAGTACTTTTTTCAGGTTGAATTCTACATTAAGAGGTTCCAATTTATCGGCGTCAATTTTATTAATTTGCAGGATGTCGTTTATGAAGTTCAACAAATAATCACCTGAAAATTTCAAAGCTTTAAGGTGTTCTTTCTGACCCTTGCTTGGGTTCTCCTCTAAGAGTAAATGCGTAAGGCCTGTTACTGCATAGAGTGGTGTTCTTAATTCGTGGCTAACCGTAGACAAGAAATTTGTCTTAGCTTCCATAGCATTTACAGCAGCATCTCTGGCAGCCTTTAGTTCATTATTTTTAGTCTGAAGTAAATCGTTGGTTTTTAATTTTATTTGGTTGTTTCTAAATAATGAAACTGCCAAAAGCGTAATGATTATTAATAGGGCAGAAGTCAATATTATGGTAATATCAGACTTGTTCTTTGATTCGTTCAGTTCTTCAATTTTTTGTTCTTGGCGCTTTATTTCATCGCTCATAAAATCGAACTGAATTTTTTCCGCGGTTTTTGCCTCGGTCTTCATTTTTGCAATGTTGAAGAGCGAATCGCGAATTTGTAAAAGGTCTTTGTTGTTAGCTAGCGATTTATCATATTTACCAAGCCTCTCGTAAATCGTGGTGAGCATTTCATTGGCTTCCCATATTTCTTTGAAAAATTTATTCTTTTTTGCCAATTTCAGGGCGTTTTCGCCGTTTTCCGCACTTTCTACTAATTTTTCGGTGCTAAGGTTTAGTTGGGCTAAACCTAGATAAGCTCTAGTGGCCAGATAATCACTTTCGTAAATATCCGTATTGATAATAAGCGAGTTGAAATTTTTTGTGGCACTATCGTATTTTTCTAGTTTTAGATAGATATTACCTTCTGCCAGTAATATATTATTAAAGAAATTACGATCGTTATTGAGCTGTTTAGCTTCATTAAGCATGAAGATAGCTTGAAAATTTTTCTCGTCATGAAAGAGTAAAATGGCCTCAATATATTTTTGCATAGCGCTACCATAAGGATATTCTATGTCCTTAAGCAATGCCTTTGCTCTGTCCCAATAAAAGTATGTAGTCTCTTCTTTTTTAAGTTTCAGATAGACAAGAGCAAATTTGTGATAGCAATCTATGAGTGCTTTTACATCTTCATTTTTCTCTGCTACTTTTGATGCCTTTTCTAGGGCTTCAAGAGCTAAGTCCGTTTGATCTCTATTACGGAAAGCTCTCGCTTCTTCAAAGTAGATACGAACATCACTATTTTCTACAATAAGACTATCTTGGGCCTGTGCGTTTTGCACAACCCAAATCAATACGAATATTGATAAGATTCTTTTTAAGCCGTTATGTAGAAAATCTAGTTTCAAACGTATTTATTTCTTTTAAGTACTAAAATAAGGTCTATAAGTCT includes:
- a CDS encoding tetratricopeptide repeat-containing hybrid sensor histidine kinase/response regulator, with translation MKLDFLHNGLKRILSIFVLIWVVQNAQAQDSLIVENSDVRIYFEEARAFRNRDQTDLALEALEKASKVAEKNEDVKALIDCYHKFALVYLKLKKEETTYFYWDRAKALLKDIEYPYGSAMQKYIEAILLFHDEKNFQAIFMLNEAKQLNNDRNFFNNILLAEGNIYLKLEKYDSATKNFNSLIINTDIYESDYLATRAYLGLAQLNLSTEKLVESAENGENALKLAKKNKFFKEIWEANEMLTTIYERLGKYDKSLANNKDLLQIRDSLFNIAKMKTEAKTAEKIQFDFMSDEIKRQEQKIEELNESKNKSDITIILTSALLIIITLLAVSLFRNNQIKLKTNDLLQTKNNELKAARDAAVNAMEAKTNFLSTVSHELRTPLYAVTGLTHLLLEENPSKGQKEHLKALKFSGDYLLNFINDILQINKIDADKLEPLNVEFNLKKVLQEVIDSLKQGAQTNNTTLILDYDTKIPYHLMSDPLKLSQIFLNLVGNALKFTKGGEVKVTAKLMKKDDEDVTLYFEVKDNGIGIAKEQQQNIFDGFEQGSIQINREYGGTGLGLTIVKSLLGLFESKIELESELGVGSTFFFQLAMKGKDSIVDDIPFEVTPQDFKFEGLNILIVEDNKINQVITKKMLTKKEITSDIANDGGEAIDMARENYYDAILMDIHMPGIGGEEATIEIRKFDIVTPIIALTAISLDDSLESFYAAGCNDVVTKPFKPEVFYQKIGENIFNKKELKNTTS